One segment of Streptomyces sp. YIM 121038 DNA contains the following:
- a CDS encoding PPOX class F420-dependent oxidoreductase, with amino-acid sequence MTDTPFAPRALLAESRLGVLATIKSDGRPQLSPVMPYYDQEADVVHVSMTEGRAKTANLRRDPRAALEVTSPDGRSWATAEGTVTLTGPGTDPYGPEVEALVRYYRAAAGEHPDWDEYRAVMVADRRVLMTMPVSHVYGEKLG; translated from the coding sequence ATGACTGACACCCCCTTCGCCCCGCGCGCGCTGCTCGCGGAGAGCCGGCTCGGCGTCCTCGCCACGATCAAGTCGGACGGCCGCCCCCAGCTCTCCCCCGTCATGCCCTACTACGACCAGGAGGCCGACGTCGTCCACGTGTCGATGACCGAGGGGCGGGCCAAGACGGCCAACCTGCGCCGGGATCCGCGCGCCGCCCTTGAGGTCACCAGCCCCGACGGCCGGTCCTGGGCCACCGCCGAGGGCACCGTGACCCTCACCGGGCCCGGCACCGACCCGTACGGGCCCGAGGTCGAGGCCCTGGTCCGCTACTACCGGGCCGCGGCGGGCGAGCACCCGGACTGGGACGAGTACCGCGCGGTGATGGTCGCCGACCGCAGGGTCCTGATGACGATGCCGGTCAGCCACGTGTACGGCGAGAAGCTCGGCTGA